Part of the bacterium genome is shown below.
GAATATCGGACATCTTTCCCCGCTCCAGCACGGTAAAAGCATTCGTCTTCACCAGTATTGAGCGGAACCGGTTGGATAAAGTAATCAGTTCGTCTTTTCCAATTTCCTTGCTGGAGGAATTAAATTCAAGTACGGCAACGGTTTTCTTTTTGATTTGCGCGTGGGTAAAATACGGCGTCTGCGTCGCAACGGCAAACGTCAGCAAGCACAGGAATAACGGTCTCATAGCGTATTATCTCCAATATGAATTCAGTGGGCTGCCTTTTTATGTCGTTTCTATTAACCAATCTCATTACATATTTTTTTTGTAACTGGCGTAGGAACATTCAACTCACGTCCAAGACGGAGAATGGTTTCACCGAATATATCGCCTTCATTTCGTCCGTGATTCGTTGCGATGTCACGCTGATAGGACGTTTGGGCTTCCGGCTGTAATTTCCCGCCGCGCGCCGTCAGCTTTTCAATAATGTCTGCAGAAAAAGAAAAACCCTTTTTCTCCGCAATGCTTTTAATCTCGGACATAATTTCCATTACGATGATCTTCAGTTCAACATGATCATGAACGTACCGGATCGTCCGCCGCGAATAAGCCGTGACTAATGCATACGCGGCAACAAACATATACTTTTCCCAAATAGCCGGGTAGGGATCGTCTCTGAATTGAAACCGCATATTCGGTACGGCGTTCAAAAACTCGATGATCTCACTCGGAAGACGATCGGGATGCTGCGGGTCTCTGCCGTAAATGACGAGGTCGTTATCGAGATGCCGGACGACTCCAGGCTGTTTTATGAATGCGCCCATATACACACAGCCCGGCAAAACGTAACCCGTTTTGACGATGGTTCTGATCCGTTCATATATATCAACGCCGTTGAGTACCGGAATGATCGTCGTATGCTGATGAACTTTGAATTTAAGCTTTTCACATGCATCCTCAAGGTCATAACTTTTGACGCAGAGAAGACACAAATCCGGGCTGGGAATGTTCGTCAAATCCTCCGTAGCAAGGGTCGGATGCGATACGATCGTTTTATCTCCGGTTTCCAGGATCAGTCCGTTTTTATTTATCTCATCACGATGCGCTCCGCGCGCAATGAAGTAGGTTTTGATGTCAGAATTTTTTTCTGTTGCCTGAACGATCTGACTCCCAATGTATCCACCTACTCCACCGACGCCAAATAGGTAAATCGTTTGAATGCTCACGACAAAGCCATTTGAATATACGTATGCATTTCCATTTTCGCCTTGTCATCCACTTTGAGTAACGGCAGACGAGGGTCGCCGCCAAAATAACTTACTAAATCCATCGCGGCTTTGAGGCC
Proteins encoded:
- a CDS encoding 2-dehydropantoate 2-reductase, encoding MSIQTIYLFGVGGVGGYIGSQIVQATEKNSDIKTYFIARGAHRDEINKNGLILETGDKTIVSHPTLATEDLTNIPSPDLCLLCVKSYDLEDACEKLKFKVHQHTTIIPVLNGVDIYERIRTIVKTGYVLPGCVYMGAFIKQPGVVRHLDNDLVIYGRDPQHPDRLPSEIIEFLNAVPNMRFQFRDDPYPAIWEKYMFVAAYALVTAYSRRTIRYVHDHVELKIIVMEIMSEIKSIAEKKGFSFSADIIEKLTARGGKLQPEAQTSYQRDIATNHGRNEGDIFGETILRLGRELNVPTPVTKKICNEIG